The proteins below come from a single Alkalispirillum mobile genomic window:
- the tssB gene encoding type VI secretion system contractile sheath small subunit, which yields MTDQGTVAPRERINIRYVPATGDQQAESELPLKLLVVGDFKGRIEEAPIEERTAVSVDKNNFHAVLSEAELGLEAVVPNRLADSGEDNDLPVNLSFAALEDFAPDRLARQVPELRKLIELREALVALKGPLGNVPSFRKRLQELLDSEEVRDQLLDELSRVTPPEDHTE from the coding sequence ATGACTGACCAGGGAACGGTTGCGCCCAGAGAGCGCATCAACATCCGCTATGTGCCCGCCACGGGCGATCAGCAGGCCGAGTCGGAACTGCCACTCAAGCTTCTGGTCGTGGGCGATTTCAAGGGCCGTATCGAAGAGGCGCCCATCGAAGAACGAACAGCGGTCTCGGTGGACAAGAACAACTTCCATGCCGTGCTCTCCGAAGCCGAGCTGGGGCTTGAAGCGGTTGTGCCCAACCGCCTTGCGGACAGCGGGGAGGACAACGATCTGCCGGTCAACCTCTCCTTCGCGGCGCTGGAGGACTTTGCGCCCGACAGGCTGGCCCGCCAGGTACCCGAGCTGCGCAAACTGATTGAGCTGCGCGAGGCACTGGTTGCGCTAAAGGGCCCCCTCGGCAACGTGCCGTCTTTCCGCAAGCGGTTGCAGGAACTGCTGGACAGTGAGGAGGTCCGGGACCAGTTGCTGGATGAGCTGAGCCGCGTTACCCCACCAGAGGATCACACCGAGTGA